A genome region from Triticum aestivum cultivar Chinese Spring chromosome 2B, IWGSC CS RefSeq v2.1, whole genome shotgun sequence includes the following:
- the LOC123042377 gene encoding auxin-responsive protein IAA33 yields the protein MMSGGGSGSGSGAGPSSSSFERHAKRRPPATPASDQQRKLLRLSVQHGQGDEDALAAGVVPPVTVVLDGRCICHRIQLSCHTGYRSLAGALRRMFVDDAAEGDDDGLDLSNAVPGHVVAYEDMEDDLLLAGDLNWKDFCRVAKRIRIIPAKSTTRRIKQCGGAVN from the exons ATGATGAGCGGCGGTGGcagtggcagcggcagcggcgcgggGCCGAGCAGCTCCAGCTTCGAGCGGCACGCGAAGCGGCGGCCCCCGGCGACGCCGGCGTCGGACCAGCAGCGGAAGCTGCTGCGGCTGTCGGTGCAGCACGGGCAGGGGGACGAGGACGCGCTGGCGGCGGGCGTGGTGCCGCCGGTGACGGTGGTCCTGGACGGGCGCTGCATCTGCCACCGCATCCAGCTCAGCTGCCACACCGGGTACCGCAGCCTCGCGGGCGCCCTCCGCCGCATGTTCGTGGACGACGCGGCcgagggcgacgacgacgggctCGACCTCTCCAATGCCGTCCCCGGGCACGTCGTGGCGTACGAGGACATGGAggacgacctcctcctcgccggcgacctcaacTGGAA GGACTTCTGCCGTGTGGCCAAGAGGATCCGGATCATCCCGGCAAAGTCGACGACCCGAAGGATCAAGCAATGCGGAGGCGCGGTTAACTAG